In Phyllopteryx taeniolatus isolate TA_2022b chromosome 5, UOR_Ptae_1.2, whole genome shotgun sequence, the DNA window AGAAGGTTCTGGAGAAGAGGAAAAGGGAGCAAGTCCTCAAGGCTCagaaggaggagcaggaggcgCACAAGAAGAGGAGCGACTTGGAGATCGAGTTAATGAAAAGGCAACAGAAACTGGAGCAGGTAACATCTTTAATTTGGTACCAAGTAATCCGTTTTAAGACTTAAGGGCCATAGATGCCAGCTCACGTTTTTCTAGGCCAAAAGAacagatatttgaccacaaactgtgcagcaacacatgtagacagaaaatataacaatactcgcaggcatatattatagactttacaccgattttatcggtcggatcggtatcggccgataattatcattttatgctgatcggcttggtcataattcgccgatcggctccacaaaagacatttactccgcgtcgccatcatgcacagtatatttgaatccaaaagctagtttatttttagccttgtcgcgtgtcgtttgatgtagtactgtaaatatctgacggccaataaagttatttaaaagaaaaaaaaaacatgttggcggtgtgggacagtcAACACGTCTGAGaaagacaacacgtaatgcccggatcagactacaagacaaatttgctctttcacgattgcactatgtcagactactgcaatattccgataccactccatcccattttttacgatcattgggctttatcttgtcaactcaaatgcgaccggatacactcgttaccgtggcgacgacaacaagagtggattgcgccgactgtattataaggactaAATgcggaaaaacgtgtgttggtggtcaccggtgctcaggacaggagaggacattcgtttaaggattgcttgaggtatgttcactacttttaatacgatacggctcgcaagcaggaaacaaaaatgttatgtagcctagcaagctagtgctagcactaacggttgcatgtaaacatgccgccgttctgtcgaatcctgctctaaagttttggtgtgggtgaagtaatttaattacaataaagtaatttaattacagtaagttcgcacccattatttctgtcatgttgtaatgttggtttgacctgactgattagaatacacgatctgactagagcagtgatttccaacattTAAGAAGCAAAGGAACATATtttccaattgaaaaatctcacggcacaccaacaaacaaaaatgtcacaaaaagtggatacatgaattactgtatgtacgtcctgccatctaatagaagaccattcatttgttctgcctgtcactatgcctcactggcataaatagatgaacaaagatacattatttattgtaaatattttttggagcaatgaagtacacaagtatatacagtaaatgaacaagttatttaaatagacacattgctccatcttgtgatcgaatcggtgatcggttatcgtttttttaaactcgctgatcggtctcaaaaatcctgatcgtgcaaAGCCTAATATATTCTTTACCCtcagtaaaaaagaaaataaatacaaatattactgcagattacCAAGCTACTTACGGTCGTTGTGAAAGTGTTCTTTGTTTGTCTCCATGACTGTATTACCcacccctggtggccaagtcacaTACACCGGAAGGAGTTGCAATGATTTAGTCGTAGTGTGCAAATTctgtaattctttacattcgaaataattatgttattattatgttttgagAAGCACAATATTATAAAGTGCTATttatttccttattaaaaagcacattccacaattggttgttgtttttttgggggggggtgggggggggcttgAACAGATTAATAGAatttccaattttttatttgcttcaaTAGAGAGATGATTTGCGATGCAAGTTTAAGTTAtgagtgtggtcatggaacaaattagtCCTATCGCAAGGTACTACTGTAATTAGCTAGTCCCACAAGGTTCATCTTAACTATAGgcacatctcaataaatgagaatatgctaggaaagtccatttatttcagtacctCATGCATTATATCCtgtagattcattaaacacttgggaaggtcactgatggtgtagtggtccacTTGCCTgtctttggtgcgggcagcgtgggttcagttcccattcagtgacggtgtgaatgtgagtgcgaatagttgtccgtgtctatatgtgccctgcgactgactggcgaccagttcatggtgtagtctgcctttcgcccgcagtcagctgggatagcctccagcgccccgcgaccctaaccaggataagctgtgttgaaaatggatggagggatggacttgcgaaaatacttttcacatggcaaattcctgcctaatttctacattaaaaatcatttccattgtttcttgattgtttgttacgTAATATTCttgtttctagagatggtgaatttggggttttcgtGTGCTATAAGATATAATCATCAAAACTATACATACTTTTTCAGTTGAATTACcaaactaaattaagcttttgacagtttaatttattgagatgtacctgtatgtcTGAAATTCCACCATGTCTAGTTTTTAATCCACTTACCTGGTGAAATGTTTCTTACGGCCAGCATTCGTTGTCCCCTCTTGAGCTATTTACCTCACGCAACATCAGCATTCcaactgacacttcacacattcaaagaCAAGGTTAAAATCACCACTCAATCATTTCCCATTTTTCCTCAATCGCTCTGCCTTGATCAACTGACATGTCAGGGTTTTTTTTACGAGAGGTGCAATCTGGAGTTTTGGCCACCCAGAAGTACAGTGTGTATGACATCGTAGTgcaaatatatatctataacaTGCGTGTTGAATCGTTGCACTGGGCCCGCTTTTAATCGAACCTACACGTCCTTGCAGCTGGAACTGGAGCAACAGAAGAACGAGGAGGAGCAAGAGAACACTCCTGAgtttgtgaaaatgaaaagcaaCCTGCGCCGGACCAAGCAGGAGACAGAGGGCGAGGAGAGAACCACCTAGATGTCACCGGataggctgtgtgtgtgtgtgtgtgtatgtgtatgtgtgtggcgACCTAACTGTGGTCCAAAATGAACTTCCTGTCTTCCCACCCCGCCACCCCACACAGACCCACACATACAGATACACAACCTTCCAATTCCTTCCCGCAGTGAGGAGAGAGACTTTTACAGACTAAAGACCCCCCCACTGTCTACACGCCAAGGACCACCACGAGTCGAACCTAACCTAGCAACACgctcgcactcacacacacaggagtTTTCTTCCCTTGCGTTTTCACGCAGCTGTCCTTTCTCCGTACTGTCACggtgtctgtgtcttgtttttgtattttgcggGGGGTTTGTGTTTTCACCTACAGAATTACGGGAAGGAAAAGTGGACACTGGATGGACTCTCAACAAGCTGTGTAAttgtgggaagaaaaaaaagccaagcaaaatgtgcttttctttatttatgtttgtaGATTTTTAGCCCGCTTCTAGAGGAAAAGGTGGGCTGGGGGTGGGGGCGAGGGTGGGTCAGCTGGGATGAGGGAACACTTATTagtcatttgtgtatttttttttttttggttttgttttgttttgtttttgttttacagcatTCTAGTTTTAAGAAGCCAGAACAGGACAAAGggagtttgttttattttgttgtttctaAAAACATGCCACTTTTGCAGCTAATGCATTTCAGAGCAGTAGAACTCCTCATGGCATCAGAGTGAAATTTTCTTTATATATCATGTTGCTTTGTATTAATAAAAGTGTTAAATAAGGGTTTTGAGTCATTGGGGGAAGACTTCTCGCATAATCCAGGGTGTAAAAAGGTTCAATTTCAAAGGCTTTTTGATTAAAGTGTGTTGTTTCTTTatccaaatgtactgtatatattaatgCCATGGCAATACATGATAGATTTTAGTTTGGGAAGCGAATTTGAGAGACCCTGGTTTAGTCtcctattttgtcatttttcatgttttgaaacAAGACAGGGTTGTTTTCTGGGCGCTCTCTAATGGACATGTATGATACTGCATAAGGACGATCCAAACAGATCCATGccgttaattactgtatagtatacagtatacttgTACAAGTGTTGTAATATTAAGGTACACAAAGAAGGGTTGGGAGTTTTATTGGCTGGACCATCACCCTAACAAAGCTGGAAAGAGACACAGGACCATCCTCttccttttcctttgggcttgtcccgttaggggtcaccacagcttgtcatccttttccatgtaagcctatgtcctgcatcctcctctctgaaCACCAACGGGCAGTTGGTGTGAGAgagtcttccctcatgacatccatcaaccttctctttggtctttggacgggaaggggctcaggggtgatccctgatgcagtcccacctccaccttaaactcctgtcacacctacagcacacatcaccactgttctgctgccctcgtacatgtcctgtattattctaacatatttctctgccactccagacttccgcatgcagtaccacagttcctctctgggtactctgtcataggctttctctagatctacaaaggcACAATGTAGcttcttctgaccttctctgtacttttccatcaacatcctcaaggcaaataatgcatctgtggtagtctttctaggcatgaaaccatactgttgctcgcaaatactcagttctgtcctgagtctagcctccactactctttcccataacttcattgtgtggctcatcaactttattcctctatagttcgcacagctctgcacatcacctttgttcttaaaaatgggcaccagtacacttttcctccatttctcaggcatcttctcacgtgctagaattctattgaacaacctggtcaaaaactccccagccacctctcctagatgcttccatacctccacaggaatgtcatcaggaccaaatgCCTTTCCATTTTACATTTCCCTCTTTAATGGTAATTTTATTACTGtgaatgaaatttaaaatgCCCAATTTAGAGGATTGCACACTTTAGATTGAAAATATACAGATTGGAATGTTATTTTTGAAATACCACAGGTATGTCATtgtgaaaatatacaaattggaattttatttttgaaataccaCAGGTACGTCTCTATAAATGATAATATTCGataaaagttaatttatttcagagttcaattccaaaagtggaaaagcaaatgtttgcaaaggtcttattttgggttagggttattttatttattttgagtctTTTCATGGGGttctacagaaatctgagaatatttactacTAATTATCAGAATAGTTGTAGATTGACAATCGATGAATTTtggattaattgttgcacctctagtaTAATGTATGGCTtggttttaattattaattacacATAACTAAACAGAAGTGGCAAAATGGCTTCTTTTTTTATCATCTGAGGAGTTTGAAAATGTAACGATCCAGTTTGAGACAGTTAGGGGtagaaagtaaaaatatattttcgaaTGTGGGGAATAATTGTAAAAAGtggtgataaaaataaatactcaagtaaaatacaaatgcaaatcTACTTAATTGCATCGACAAAGTATTTGTAGGTATACTAACTTCCCAcctccttcttttcctttcggcttatccctttaggggtcgccacagcgcgtcattcttttccatgtaagcctatctcctgcatcctcctcgaacaccaactgccctcatgtcttccctcacgacatctatcaaccttctctttggtcttcctctagctctcttgcctggcagctccatcctcatcatccttctaccaatatactcactatttctcctctggacgtgtccaaaccatagaagtctgctctttctaactttgtctccaaatcatcgaaccttggctgtccctctgatgagctcatttctaattttatccaacctggtcactccgagagcaaaactcaacatcttcatttccgtgacctccagctctgcttcctgttgtctcttcagtgccactgtcgctaatccgtccatcatggctggcctcaccactgttttataaactttgcccttcattctagcagactcttctgtcacaaaacacacctgacaccttcctccacccgttccaacctgcttggacccgtttcttcacttcctgaccacactcaccattgctctggactgttgaccccaagtatctcaAGTCATCCACGCTTGCTATCTcctctccctgtagcctcactcttcccccaccacccctctcattcatgcacatatattctgtcttactttggctaatcttcattcctctgctttccagtgcatgcctccatctttctaactgttcctccagctgctccctgctttcactgcagatcacaatgtcatctgcaaacatcatggtccacggggattccagtctaacttcatctgtcagcctatccatcaccactgcaaacaggaaggggctcaggtcTGATCCCTGACGCAGTCCCACacccaccttaaatttgtctgtcacacctacagcacacctcaccgctgttctgctgccctcgtacatccatccattttctgagccgcttctcctcactaaggtcgcgggcgtgctggagcctatcccagctatcatcgggcaagaggaggggtacaccctgaactggttgccagccaatcgcagggcacatacaaacaaacaaccatttgcactcacattcacacccacgggcaatttggagttgtcatttaacctaccatgcatgtttttgggatgtgggaggaaaccggagtgcccggagaaaacccatgcaggcggggccggggattgaaccccggtcctcagaactgtgaggctgacgctctaaccagtcgtccaccgtgccgccgccctcgtacatgtcctgtattattataacatacttccgcatgcagtaccacagttcctctctgggtattctgtcataggctttctctagatccacaaagacacaatgtagctccttctgaccttctctgtacttctccatcaacatcctcaaggcaaataatgcatctgtggtagtctttctaggcatgaaaccatactgttgctcgcaaatactcagttctgtcctgagtctagcctccactactctttcccataacttcattgtgaggctcatcaactttattcctctttcgttcccacagctctgcacatcaccctcgttcttaaaaatgggcaccagcacacttttcctccattcctcaggcatcttctcacacgctagaattctattgaacaagctggtcaaaaactccacagccacctctcctagatgcttccatacctccacaggaatgtcatcaggaccaactgcctttccatgtttcatcctctttaatgcctttctaacttcctccttactaatcattgccacttcctggtccaccacacttgcctcttctactctcccttctctctcattttcctcattcatcaattcctcgaagtattcttttcatctagctagcacactgctggcaccagt includes these proteins:
- the fam107b gene encoding protein FAM107B isoform X3, which translates into the protein MAEPDYLEGDCDELIKPKKLINPVKNSRNHQDLHRELLMNQKRGLAPQNKPELQKVLEKRKREQVLKAQKEEQEAHKKRSDLEIELMKRQQKLEQLELEQQKNEEEQENTPEFVKMKSNLRRTKQETEGEERTT
- the fam107b gene encoding protein FAM107B isoform X1, which produces MATMLRYPVFPHLRDSRDPGLSLSPGRSVMAEPDYLEGDCDELIKPKKLINPVKNSRNHQDLHRELLMNQKRGLAPQNKPELQKVLEKRKREQVLKAQKEEQEAHKKRSDLEIELMKRQQKLEQLELEQQKNEEEQENTPEFVKMKSNLRRTKQETEGEERTT
- the fam107b gene encoding protein FAM107B isoform X2; this encodes MATMLRYPVFPHLRGRSVMAEPDYLEGDCDELIKPKKLINPVKNSRNHQDLHRELLMNQKRGLAPQNKPELQKVLEKRKREQVLKAQKEEQEAHKKRSDLEIELMKRQQKLEQLELEQQKNEEEQENTPEFVKMKSNLRRTKQETEGEERTT